The sequence below is a genomic window from Kiritimatiellia bacterium.
GTTTTCATTCCTCAGCAGCGCGGGCGCAAAAATCGTCGAACAAGACGCCACCGGTGAATGGCGAGCGGCGTTCGATTCGGATGCCGCCGTCGAGGCATTCGCGTTTGTGGAGTCACTGCATCGGATGCGAGTGGCGAAAGACGGTCGCGAGGGCCCCATCGTCTATCGGGGCGCCGACATCGGCGTCCGATGGGAGAACGGCCGAATCGCGATGATCTTCAGTTATCTTGGCAGCGGCGAGATGACACGCGCGAATCCGCAGCTGATTGGTGTCGCGCCGGTTCCCCGCGGGCCGACCGACATATCCAGCGCGGAGGTGAACGCCCGCATGTTTGGCCTCTTCGCGGGTCAAAAGGATCCGGCCGTTCGGCGGGCCGCATGGGAATACATCAAATTCATGAGCGGGCCGGAGGCGAGGCGCGTCTTCACCGAAAGCATGGTTGAACAGGGGGCGTGGCGGACGGTCAGCCCTTCGTGGCTCCGCGAATGCGGGTTCGAACACCTCGCCGCGCTGGCGCCGGCGGGTCTGGAAGAGGCATTTCGCACGGCCCTCGCCGCCGGGACGCCGGAGCCCTACGGCAAAAACTGCCAGTATGTGTACGCCTACCTGACCCGCCCGCTCGAGCGGATCCTGCACGCCGACCTCGGCAAACTTCCAGAGGAACAGCGGCGGCAGCGCATTCGGGAGGAACTGCGGGCCGCGGTGCGAGAAACCAATGAACGGATGCTCGGCGTGATGCCGCCAGAGCAACGCATCGCGCGCGACCGGACGGGCTGGGTCGTGGCGGGACTCGTCGCCGCCACCTTTGCAGTGTTGATCCGCTTTGTATTTCGAAGCCTGCGTCGCGGCATCCCAAAATCGAGCTCCACTTCGGCGCAGCCCCACCGCGAGCGAATCCCGGCTCTAATCGTCGCCCCGGCTCTGCTGTTGATTCTGATGTGGCAATACTATCCGCTCGCACGCGGCTCGCTGATGGCGTTTCAGGATTACAGCCTGATCGGTGAGTCCGATTGGGTCGGCATCCGCAATTTCGCTGACGTTCTTTACGACAGCCGATTCTGGCGGTCGCTCGCCAACTCGTTGTATTTTTGCGCGCTCTGGATGGCCCTCGGATTTTTCCCGCCGGTTTTTCTCGCCGTTTTGCTGCAGGAGATACCTCGCGGACGGATACTGTTCCGGACCCTCTTTTACCTTCCAGCCGTTGTCTCCAGCGTCGTCATTCTCTTCATGTGGCGAGGAATCTATGACCCGTCCCCCGAAGGCTGGCTCAATCGGCTTCTCGGCGTTTTGGGCCTTCCCGCTCAGGTCTGGCTCCAAGATCCGCGGCTAGCTATGCCCTGCGTCGTTTTCCCGCTTGCGTGGGCGCATTTGGGGCCGGGATCAATTTTGTATCTGGCGGCACTGAAGAGCGTGCCCGACGAACTGTATGAGGCGGCGGAGATGGATGGCGCATCGTTCCTGCAAAAACTGCGCTACATCGTTCTCCCGTACCTTCGCCCCCTGTTGGTAATCAACGCTGTGGGGGCGGTGATTTTCGGTTTCAAATCGACCGATGCTGTGCTTGCGATGACGGGCGGCGGCCCGAATTTCGCCACGCATGTGGCAGGCTACGAGATCTGGCAGCGGAGTTTCCTCTTTCTGGAATTCGGGCAGGGCACGGCGATGGCGTGGATTCTCGGGGTGCTGCTGATGGGCTTTACCGCCTACCAACTTAAAATTCTCAACAAGGTCGAATTCCGCGTGGCCCGACGTTGAACGATGCCGATTCTTCACACCAGCGCCTATAAGACCTTCCGCGGCCGCCTTCTGGTCGCAGGCATGTACGCGGTCTTGGCTCTCGGTGCGGCAGGAACGGTCTACCCGTTCCTGTTGATGCTATCCGGCTCATTCAAAAGCGAGATCGATATCCGTTCGCAGGCGCTGCTGCCGGAATTTCTCCGCGAAGAGACCGCCCTATTCCGGAAATTTCTCCATGAGCGGTACGGTGGCCAGCTCGACTGGTTCGAATCGGCCACGGGCTACACCGAGCCCGATGGACGGCCGCCCTATTCGTTTGAGACCATCCGGCTGCCGGAACGCCGAACGGGAACTGGCAGTCTCGAGGATTGGCTCGAATTCCTGAACGAAGACATGCCGACGTGGCCCGCCCATTTTGTGCAGCTCGGCCACGGATTTGGGTTTCGAACGATTCCGGAAGTCGCTCTCCTCTACATGGCGAGGCTTCGCCGTGACTTCCCGGAGGCGGTTCGGCGAGACCTGCCCGTGAGGCTCCCGATTGAGCGGTGGATGGATCGCGCCTATCAGCCGCCGCGGGGCCCCTTCGCACGGACCTACGCCGCTCTACGTGAGGAACTGCCGCGCCGGTATTTCATCCCCGTCTCCCTGAGCGGAGTCTTCGCGACCCGCTATCTTACCGCCTTGTACGGCCGTGACCCCGGAGCCGTGCAGCGAATCAATGAATCGTGGGGGACAAACTACAGGTCTATCCGGGAGATCCAGCTTTCCCCAATAGCGCCGGCTCATCCGAACGCGAGAGCCGACTGGTGGTCATTTGTTCGATCCACCGTGCCTGCCCGCTTTGTTCGATTTGATCCAGACCTGCTGCCGGCATACCGCCAATTTTTGCAGTCTCGATACGGGGAACTGGATGCCCTTCGCCAGGCGCACCAAATTGCCTACGCCTCATGGGAAGATATCGGCTTTCCGCCTCATGATGCCGCAGGTACGCCCGTCGCTGATGTCGAGGCCTTCCTGTCTCAGATGGACTCGCCAGATGGGATTTCTCTGGACGCTCCTGAATTTCGCTGGCGTGCCTGGCTGGTCGGCAGGGGGGTAGATCCCTCAGTCGCGGAAAAGGCCGCGATGCCGATTCTTGAATATGACGCGCATTTGCTCCGCGAACATCGGAATGAAATCGTGCGCGACCTCATGACCCGGAACTATCGGATCGTATGGGATTATCTGGCCGGGCACGGACGCGCCTTTTGGAATACCATCGTCTACTGCGCGCTCGCCGTGCTGACGGCGCTCATCGTGAACCCGCTCGCGGCCTACGCAATGTCCCGTTACCAGCCGCGATGGACATATAAGGCGCTGTTTTTTCTCATGGCGACGATGGCCTTTCCGGCGGAGGTGACTCAAATTCCGGCTTTCCTGATGCTCAGGGAGCTGGGTTGGCTCAATACATTTGCCGCGTTGGTCGTTCCGACGGCCGCAAACGGCTATTCCATCTTTCTGCTCAAGGGCTTTTTCGACAGCCTCCCGCGAGACCTCTATGAATCGGCCGAGCTGGACGGCGCCGGCGAGCTGAGGATGTTCTTCTCCATCACCGTCCCCCTTTCGGCACCCATTCTCGCGGTTGTGGCGCTGAATGCCTTCCAGGCCGCCTATGGCGCGTTCCTGTTTGCCCTATTGGTCTGCCAGAACGAGTCGATGTGGACCCTGATGGTGCACATCTATCAGTTGCAACAGTTTTTCGGTACGCCGATCATATTCGCCGCGCTGACGCTCGCGGCTATTCCGACGCTCGTGGTTTTTGTGCTGTGCCAGCGGCTGATTCTTCGCGGGATCGTTATCCCGGTGGAACGGTGAACGAATTCAGCGGCTGGATTGTATGCTGCTTTCTGAATGCTTTTCTTCTTTTGGAAAAACGAGCGGAAGTGACAGGGCGAGGGGTGAGAATTCGGAAAAAAGAGTCCCCAAGCCGGGGGATCGATCAAAGAACGCTCGATTTCGTGACTTTCTAAATGTTTCCAGGAGATTTGGAGCGCTCGAAGATGGTGGAAGACCAGGGACTTGAACCCTGAACCCGCTGATTAAGAGTCAGCTGCTCTGCCAGTTGAGCTAGTCTTCCACGATGAAATCGTCATCCCTATAGCGAACTCACCGACGATTTGACAAGCCCCGATCGTGGCGGATACGTTCCCCTTCGATGCTCCCGTGGCGGAACTGGCAGACGCGCAGGACTTAGGATCCTGTGCCTCACGGCGTGGGGGTTCAAGTCCCTCCGGGAGCACTTTCCTGCCCCAACCCACAGGGAAACGTTCGTACGCGCAGAAATCGGGAGAAGGGGGAATTACTCGATCCGAGGTTGGATCGGGCATCGATTCCGCTACTCTCCCATTTTTGCTCCCCACCGTTATTCGGATTGTTCGACATGATTCGCCCTGCTGCGGGGATCTCGAGAAAAATCGATGCGCCCGGATCACTCGGCTCCAGGTCTGAAATTACGATCTGCCAAAAAGCCAGCTAAGGCGCCTGATTGGGCACTGGTTCTCGTAGCTTAGCCGCGATCTGAAGACCAACTCAGGGCGCAGCGTAGTTTCGGAGCGCCGACGTGATATTCCGAGAAATCGCGGAGGCGGCCTGTTTGAGCGCGTCCTGACCGGCTGCGCGACTGGACTGCCCGCCAGCCTGCGCGCTGGCATCTTCGACAGCGAGCACCTTGCCGTCGCTGGTGCGAACCAGGCGGACAGTAATTTCAGCGTTCGCGCGGACCACGGGAAGCCCGTATGCAAACGAGTGGCTTGCACTCACCGCCGTGGCCTTGCCGGCAATAACTAAATCCGCGCCCAGTTCTCGGCCCTTCTCGGACGCCGTGCGGGCGCCGATCAGATCATCCAGGTTGCGCCAGCTTCCAAGCGCCGTGACATCCACCACATGATACCCCTCGCGAACAAGCGCCTTCTCGATGGCGGATTGCACGATGTGCTGGTTACCCCCGCCCCAATAATACCAAAACCATTCGCCATCCACTCGTTCCGGCACAATGACGGCAATCTTCAAAGGAGCTGTGTTTTCAGCAGGTGGTTTGCTGTCTGGTTTGGTGGATAATGGCAAATTGCCCGCCTTGCCGTCTCCCGATTCAATAGGCGCTTGCGCAGGTGCCGGCTGCGTTTGCTCTTCGGCGCGAGCGACCGCAAAAAACAAGGTGAAGACCGCGCTCCAGATCAAAAACTTTCGAAAATTCATAAGCAAGTACCTCAGTCAGAATTGAACACGGCTACTACTTTTGAAGAAGATTCAAACGTTTCTGTATTGATTTTTCAATCAAGATAGTCAAAGGCAGGGAGTCGGCAAAGCCCGAAAATTCAAATCGGGATGTCACTTGTTTTGCAATCGCACGGCAAAAATCTTTCCTCATCGACAACACCATATGACCGCTTGGCATCGCGAAACGTGTCCCGATTGGCGATATTGGGACTTCGCGAGAGCGAGTGTTTTGCAAACCGCCCGCATACTGACTCGAATCATGGCCTGCGTGATGTGCAGAGACTCAAGAGCTTAGACATGTTTTATGGCCTGTAAAATGTGCGGTTGTTCATCCGCCTAGGGATTATCTAACCAGATGTCCTTGGGGAGACGGGTTGTGAAATTTTGAACATTGCTCCCAGAGTCGAGGCGAAAAAATCGCTTCAATCCGGGCGTGTTCAGCGTCGAATTCTTCCTGAATCACCAGAGCCTCGGCGCGGATTTGCGCAAGTAGCCGAGCCTCACTCAAAGGGATCCGCACCGCCGCTTGGACCAGGGATTCCCGCAAGGCGTCGCCGATGGCCGTCCGGAGGTCTTCGAGACCTTCTCCTGTCAAAGCGGAGATTGCCACGGCCGGGTGCAGGCGAGAGGACAACGAGGCGGCAGCGGCGCGACCTTCGGGCACGTCAATTTTGTTCAGCGCATACAACACCGGCTTGTCTGCCGCGCCGATCTCGGCCAACACGGCGTCCACAGCCCGAATCTGATCGTCCACCCGCGAGTGGGCGCAATCAACGACGTGGATGAGCAAGTCCGCTTCCGCAACTTCTTCCAGCGTTGCCTTGAATGCTTCCACAAGACCGTGGGGCAGCTTGCGAATAAACCCGACAGTATCGGTCAAGAGCGCCGGACGACGGTTCGGCAGAGCCAGTCGTCGGGTTGTCGGATCCAACGTCGCAAATAATTTGTCCTCCGCCAGCACTCCGGCGCCGGTCAGCGCGTTCAGAAGGCTGGACTTGCCCGCGTTTGTGTATCCTACTAGGGAAATAACCGACCAGCCATGGCGGCGCCGCCCCCTGCGTTGCTCGGCGCGGTGTCTCCGAACATCCTGCAACGCGGTTCGGAAGCGGTCGATACGTTCAAGGATTCTTCGACGGTCCAGTTCAAGCTGC
It includes:
- the hflX gene encoding GTPase HflX; this translates as MVRSISTFDTEVETALLVGVQHGTQPEWDVRDHLDELSLLCKTAGARVDARVICRVGRIHPATYIGRGKAEEIADRVRADQIATVVFDDDLSPAQGRNLESILGAKVIDRTQVILHIFAQHARTHEGRMQVELAQLEYLLPRLRRMWTHLERQRGGMGMHGPGEKQLELDRRRILERIDRFRTALQDVRRHRAEQRRGRRRHGWSVISLVGYTNAGKSSLLNALTGAGVLAEDKLFATLDPTTRRLALPNRRPALLTDTVGFIRKLPHGLVEAFKATLEEVAEADLLIHVVDCAHSRVDDQIRAVDAVLAEIGAADKPVLYALNKIDVPEGRAAAASLSSRLHPAVAISALTGEGLEDLRTAIGDALRESLVQAAVRIPLSEARLLAQIRAEALVIQEEFDAEHARIEAIFSPRLWEQCSKFHNPSPQGHLVR
- a CDS encoding CsgG/HfaB family protein, translating into MNFRKFLIWSAVFTLFFAVARAEEQTQPAPAQAPIESGDGKAGNLPLSTKPDSKPPAENTAPLKIAVIVPERVDGEWFWYYWGGGNQHIVQSAIEKALVREGYHVVDVTALGSWRNLDDLIGARTASEKGRELGADLVIAGKATAVSASHSFAYGLPVVRANAEITVRLVRTSDGKVLAVEDASAQAGGQSSRAAGQDALKQAASAISRNITSALRNYAAP
- a CDS encoding carbohydrate ABC transporter permease, yielding MPILHTSAYKTFRGRLLVAGMYAVLALGAAGTVYPFLLMLSGSFKSEIDIRSQALLPEFLREETALFRKFLHERYGGQLDWFESATGYTEPDGRPPYSFETIRLPERRTGTGSLEDWLEFLNEDMPTWPAHFVQLGHGFGFRTIPEVALLYMARLRRDFPEAVRRDLPVRLPIERWMDRAYQPPRGPFARTYAALREELPRRYFIPVSLSGVFATRYLTALYGRDPGAVQRINESWGTNYRSIREIQLSPIAPAHPNARADWWSFVRSTVPARFVRFDPDLLPAYRQFLQSRYGELDALRQAHQIAYASWEDIGFPPHDAAGTPVADVEAFLSQMDSPDGISLDAPEFRWRAWLVGRGVDPSVAEKAAMPILEYDAHLLREHRNEIVRDLMTRNYRIVWDYLAGHGRAFWNTIVYCALAVLTALIVNPLAAYAMSRYQPRWTYKALFFLMATMAFPAEVTQIPAFLMLRELGWLNTFAALVVPTAANGYSIFLLKGFFDSLPRDLYESAELDGAGELRMFFSITVPLSAPILAVVALNAFQAAYGAFLFALLVCQNESMWTLMVHIYQLQQFFGTPIIFAALTLAAIPTLVVFVLCQRLILRGIVIPVER
- a CDS encoding extracellular solute-binding protein; translation: MDRSRRNWGRLCRSAVVAALFFAVAATAILSASASATSAEPVTVRVFQLPRPQAADPAGVAEYRVLQRFRELHPHIRLESATPLRIEGDVMDAAPLMSIAGGTAPDVLYVNFRQSDTYIRRGFLAPLDEFVAELSEEDLAARIPPTIRPVVQRAGPDGQTRFWAMPYQVLAAALYYRRDLFAAAGLDPDRPPQTWEELVDVARRVANPAKGVFALAFPTGTQAAYGMFSFLSSAGAKIVEQDATGEWRAAFDSDAAVEAFAFVESLHRMRVAKDGREGPIVYRGADIGVRWENGRIAMIFSYLGSGEMTRANPQLIGVAPVPRGPTDISSAEVNARMFGLFAGQKDPAVRRAAWEYIKFMSGPEARRVFTESMVEQGAWRTVSPSWLRECGFEHLAALAPAGLEEAFRTALAAGTPEPYGKNCQYVYAYLTRPLERILHADLGKLPEEQRRQRIREELRAAVRETNERMLGVMPPEQRIARDRTGWVVAGLVAATFAVLIRFVFRSLRRGIPKSSSTSAQPHRERIPALIVAPALLLILMWQYYPLARGSLMAFQDYSLIGESDWVGIRNFADVLYDSRFWRSLANSLYFCALWMALGFFPPVFLAVLLQEIPRGRILFRTLFYLPAVVSSVVILFMWRGIYDPSPEGWLNRLLGVLGLPAQVWLQDPRLAMPCVVFPLAWAHLGPGSILYLAALKSVPDELYEAAEMDGASFLQKLRYIVLPYLRPLLVINAVGAVIFGFKSTDAVLAMTGGGPNFATHVAGYEIWQRSFLFLEFGQGTAMAWILGVLLMGFTAYQLKILNKVEFRVARR